One Klebsiella electrica genomic window, TCGATGTCTTTACGCCACCAACCTTCGATGACGAAGAAGTGGCTGAACACGCCAACCTTGAAACCCACTTTATCGATTCCAGCGGCCTGATCTCCTGGGATATGTTCAAACAGGATGCCGACTACCCGTTCGTCGACTGGAGCTTCTCCGGCACGACGGAAGAAGAGTTCGCCACCCTGATGGCTATCTTTAAAGCAGAAGATAAAGAAGTTTACATCGCCGATTATGAGCACCTGAGCGTCTACGCCTGCCGCATCATCGTTCCGGGAATGTCAGACATTTACCCGGCAGAAGATCTGTGGCTGGCCAATAACAGCATGGGCAGCCATCTGCGCGAAACTCTTCTCTCCCTGCCGGGCAGCGAATGGGATAAAGAAGATTATCTGGCGCTGATCGAACAGCTGGACGATGAAGGGAATGACGACTTTACCCGCGTGCGTGAGCTGCTGGGCCTGGCGACAGGCAAAGACAATGGCTGGTATACGCTGCGCATTGGTGAGCTGAAGGCGATGCTGGCGCTGGCCGGCGGCGATCTGGAGCAGGCGCTGATCTGGACGGAATGGACCATTGAATTCAATGCCTCAATCTTCAGTGCCGAGCGCGCGAACTACTACCGCTGCCTGCAGACGCTGCTGCTGCTCAGTCAGGAAGAAGAACGTCAGCCTCTGCAGTATCTGAATGCCTTTATCCGCATGTACGGTGCTGATGCGGTAGAAGCCGCCAGCGCGGCGATGAGCGGTGAAGCGCCGTTCTATGGTCTGCAGGCCGTAGATAGCGATCTGCAGGCTTTCCCGGCCCATCAGTCCTTACTGAAAGCCTATGAAAAACTGCAGCGGGCAAAAGCGGCATTCTGGGCTAAATAAGGCTTCATTTTACTGCCAGCCACATTATTCACGGGGTCGATAAGGACCCCGTTTTTCATCGTTAAATAGCCCTGCGGCTAATTTGTAGTTGCAACGTTAATTTACAGTAAACTTTTTTTACGCATCACTTTAGGATTGTTAATTTTAATAAAAAATACCCCATTTTAATTAACCGTCCGCAGCGGCCAAAATGAAAAAAATCAACATAATTTGTAAATTTTAAAATTTATTTTTTTAATTTAAAACATACACTTATCACCATAACAAGTAAAAACCACACATATCCAGGGCTTATAGTTCCGGTGGGATATGATCTACATCAAATTCCCTTCTATAATGCTTTGTTAGTATCTCACCGCCAACTTTTATAAAGAGAGAGTTAGTGTGAAAGCTGACAACCCTTTTGATCTTTTACTCCCTGCAGCCATGGCGAAAGTCGCCGAAGAAGCAGGTGTCTACAAAGCGACAAAGCACCCGATGAAGACGTTTTATCTGGCGATTACCGCTGGTGTTTTCATTTCCATCGCTTTTGTCTTCTATATTACGGCGACAACCGGCACTGCCGCGATGCCTTTCGGGATTGCTAAACTGATCGGAGGGATCTGCTTTTCACTCGGCCTGATTCTTTGCGTCATTTGCGGTGCCGACCTGTTTACCTCCACCGTTCTTATCGTCGTGGCGAAAGCCAGCGGACGAATTACCTGGGGTCAACTGGCAAGAAACTGGCTCAACGTCTATGTTGGTAACCTGATAGGCGCGCTGCTGTTTGTATTGCTGATGTGGTTATCTGGCGAGCATATGACCGCCAACGGAGCCTGGGGCCTTAACGTCCTGCAAACCGCCGACCACAAAATGCACCATACATTTATTGAAGCCGTGTGTCTGGGTATCCTGGCTAACCTGATGGTCTGTCTGGCGGTGTGGATGAGCTACTCCGGCCGCAGTTTGATGGATAAAGCCATGATTATGGTGCTCCCCGTAGCGATGTTTGTTGCCAGCGGCTTTGAGCACAGTATCGCTAACATGTTTATGATCCCGCTGGGTATCGTAATCCGCGACTTTGCAAGCCCGGAATTCTGGACCGCTATTGGTTCTGCTCCGGAAAATTTCTCTCACCTGACCGTGATGAACTTCATTACTGATAACCTGATTCCGGTAACTATCGGGAACATTATCGGCGGTGGTCTGCTGGTTGGGTTGACATACTGGGTCATTTACCTGCGTGGCGACGACCATCACTAAGGGCCGTTTCAGGCAGTAAATAAAAAATCCACTTAAGAAGGTAGGTGTTACATGTCCGAGCTTAATGAAAAGTTAGCCACAGCCTGGGAAGGTTTCGCGAAAGGTGACTGGCAGAAAGAAGTCAACGTACGTGACTTTATCCAGAAAAACTATACCCCGTATGAAGGCGACGAGTCCTTCCTGGCTGGCGCAACTGAAGCGACAACCAAGCTGTGGGACAACGTTATGGAAGGTGTTAAACAGGAAAACCGCACTCACGCGCCTGTTGACTTCGACACCGCCCTTGCCTCCACCATCACTTCTCATGACGCAGGCTACATCAACAAAGCTCTTGAGAAAATCGTTGGTCTGCAGACTGAAAAACCGCTGAAACGTGCGATTATCCCGTTCGGCGGCATCAAAATGGTTGAAGGTTCCTGCAAAGCGTACGATCGCGAACTGGACCCGATGCTGAAAAAAATCTTCACCGAATACCGCAAAACCCATAACCAGGGTGTATTCGATGTGTACACCAAAGACATTCTGAACTGCCGTAAGTCTGGCGTTCTGACAGGTCTGCCGGATGCGTATGGCCGTGGCCGTATCATCGGTGACTACCGTCGCGTTGCGCTGTACGGTATCGACTTCCTGATGAAAGACAAATACGCGCAGTTCCTGTCTCTGCAGTCTGACCTGGAAAACGGCGTAAACCTGGAAGCGACTATCCGTCTGCGTGAAGAGATCTCTGAACAGCACCGTGCTCTGGGTCAGATCAAAGAAATGGCAGCGAAATATGGCTGCGATATCTCTGGTCCGGCAACCAACGCACAGGAAGCTATCCAGTGGACCTACTTCGGCTACCTGGCCGCGGTTAAGTCTCAGAACGGCGCAGCAATGTCCTTCGGTCGCGTATCCACCTTCCTGGATGCCTACATCGAACGTGATATCAAAGCAGGAAAAATCACCGAACAAGACGCTCAGGAAATGATTGACCACCTGGTCATGAAACTGCGTATGGTTCGCTTCCTGCGTACTCCGGAATATGATGAACTGTTCTCCGGCGACCCGATTTGGGCAACGGAATCCATCGGTGGTATGGGCGTTGACGGCCGTACTCTGGTCACCAAAAACAGCTTCCGCTTCCTGAACACCCTGTACACCATGGGGCCTTCTCCGGAGCCGAACATCACCGTTCTGTGGTCTGAAAAACTGCCGCTGAACTTCAAGAAATTCGCCGCTAAAGTGTCTATCGATACCTCTTCTCTGCAGTATGAGAACGATGACCTGATGCGTCCGGACTTCAACAACGACGACTACGCTATCGCATGCTGCGTAAGCCCGATGGTTGTTGGTAAGCAAATGCAGTTCTTCGGTGCGCGTGCTAACCTCGCGAAAACCATGCTGTACGCTATCAACGGCGGCGTTGATGAAAAACTGAAAATGCAGGTGGGTCCGAAATCTGAACCTATCAAAGGCGACGTTCTGAACTTCGACGAAGTGATGGACCGTATGGATCACTTCATGGACTGGCTGGCTAAGCAGTATGTCACCGCGCTGAACGTTATCCACTACATGCACGACAAGTACAGCTACGAAGCCTCTCTGATGGCGCTGCATGACCGTGACGTCATTCGCACCATGGCATGTGGTATCGCAGGTCTGTCCGTTGCGGCTGACTCCCTGTCTGCTATCAAATATGCGAAAGTTAAACCGATTCGTGACGAAGACGGCCTGGCTGTTGACTTCGCAATCGAAGGCGAATACCCGCAGTTCGGTAACAACGATTCTCGCGTTGATGACATGGCGGTTGACCTGGTAGAACGTTTCATGAAGAAAATTCAGAAACTCACTACCTATCGCAACGCTATCCCGACTCAGTCCGTTCTGACCATCACCTCTAACGTGGTTTATGGTAAGAAAACCGGTAACACCCCTGACGGTCGTCGTGCCGGTGCGCCGTTCGGACCAGGTGCTAACCCGATGCACGGTCGTGACCAGAAAGGTGCGGTTGCCTCTCTGACCTCCGTGGCTAAACTGCCGTTTGCTTACGCGAAAGATGGTATTTCTTACACCTTCTCTATCGTGCCAAACGCGCTGGGTAAAGACGACGAAGTGCGTAAAACCAACCTTGCTGGCCTGATGGATGGTTACTTCCACCACGAAGCGTCTATCGAAGGCGGTCAGCACCTGAACGTCAACGTCATGAACCGCGAAATGCTGCTCGACGCGATGGAAAACCCGGAAAAATATCCGCAGCTGACCATCCGCGTATCTGGCTATGCAGTACGTTTTAACTCCCTGACTAAAGAACAGCAGCAGGACGTTATCACACGTACCTTCACTCAGACCATGTAATGGTTGTGACTGAAATCGCGATTTAAAAAGCGTACAATAAAGGCTCCACGCAAGTGGGGCCTTTTTAACACCCTCTCCACCCCAGTCTCTTTTGTCCGCTATCTATACTCTATGGATAACAGCCAAAACAGACTTAGAGCCTATCCCATCAGGCGTC contains:
- the focA gene encoding formate transporter FocA; translation: MKADNPFDLLLPAAMAKVAEEAGVYKATKHPMKTFYLAITAGVFISIAFVFYITATTGTAAMPFGIAKLIGGICFSLGLILCVICGADLFTSTVLIVVAKASGRITWGQLARNWLNVYVGNLIGALLFVLLMWLSGEHMTANGAWGLNVLQTADHKMHHTFIEAVCLGILANLMVCLAVWMSYSGRSLMDKAMIMVLPVAMFVASGFEHSIANMFMIPLGIVIRDFASPEFWTAIGSAPENFSHLTVMNFITDNLIPVTIGNIIGGGLLVGLTYWVIYLRGDDHH
- the pflB gene encoding formate C-acetyltransferase, producing MSELNEKLATAWEGFAKGDWQKEVNVRDFIQKNYTPYEGDESFLAGATEATTKLWDNVMEGVKQENRTHAPVDFDTALASTITSHDAGYINKALEKIVGLQTEKPLKRAIIPFGGIKMVEGSCKAYDRELDPMLKKIFTEYRKTHNQGVFDVYTKDILNCRKSGVLTGLPDAYGRGRIIGDYRRVALYGIDFLMKDKYAQFLSLQSDLENGVNLEATIRLREEISEQHRALGQIKEMAAKYGCDISGPATNAQEAIQWTYFGYLAAVKSQNGAAMSFGRVSTFLDAYIERDIKAGKITEQDAQEMIDHLVMKLRMVRFLRTPEYDELFSGDPIWATESIGGMGVDGRTLVTKNSFRFLNTLYTMGPSPEPNITVLWSEKLPLNFKKFAAKVSIDTSSLQYENDDLMRPDFNNDDYAIACCVSPMVVGKQMQFFGARANLAKTMLYAINGGVDEKLKMQVGPKSEPIKGDVLNFDEVMDRMDHFMDWLAKQYVTALNVIHYMHDKYSYEASLMALHDRDVIRTMACGIAGLSVAADSLSAIKYAKVKPIRDEDGLAVDFAIEGEYPQFGNNDSRVDDMAVDLVERFMKKIQKLTTYRNAIPTQSVLTITSNVVYGKKTGNTPDGRRAGAPFGPGANPMHGRDQKGAVASLTSVAKLPFAYAKDGISYTFSIVPNALGKDDEVRKTNLAGLMDGYFHHEASIEGGQHLNVNVMNREMLLDAMENPEKYPQLTIRVSGYAVRFNSLTKEQQQDVITRTFTQTM